From Spiroplasma endosymbiont of Amphimallon solstitiale:
GAAGGTAAAAAAGATGTTTTAGGCTTATGAATTAGTGAAAATGAAGGTGCTAAATTTTGATTAGCTAATTTCACAGAAATGAAAAATCGAGGCTTAAATGATATTTTGATTGCTTGTAGTGATAATTTAACAGGCATGTCAGAAGCAATACAAGCAGTTTATCCTAAAACAGAACATCAATTATGCATTGTTCATCAAATTCGAAATAGTTTAAAATATGTTTCATACAAACATCGAAAAACTCTAGTTACAGATTTAAAACCAATTTATAGTGCATGTAGTGAAGAACAAGCAATGCAAGCTTTAGAATCATTTGAAAGTAAATGAAATAAACAATATCCCCAAATTGCTAAATCTTGATATAAAAATTGAGAAAATTTGATGATTTTTATTAGTTATCCTGCAGAAATCAAAAGAGTAATTTATACAACAAATGCTATTGAATCTGTTAATAGTCAATTACGAAAAGTTATTAGAAACAAAAAAGCTTTTCCTAATGATATGTCAGTTTTTAAAATATTTTATTTAGCAATTGAAAATATAACAAAAAAATGAACATTGCCTATTCAAAATTGAAATACAGCAATTGCTCATTTTATGATAAAATTTGAAGACAGAATTAATCTGAACTAGTACTTTGTAAAACAAAGATACACAGATTTCCTTTAATTTTGTAGAAAAGTAATGATACATGATAAAGTGTTATTTTTAGAGAATTTTTACACTAAATAATGTTACTTTTAACAAATTTTTAATTAAAAATAATATTTTAAGTGTAAATTGATGAATAATTTTTGGTCATCCATACTTTTCTACATAATTAAAACAGATTTCTAAAAAGCCTCGATTTTTTAATAAATTTTGATAAAAATAATAAAACAATAGTAACAATTACTCCACTAGCAACTTCTCCACTTAATACTGCTGATATTACTGTTGTAGATAAATTCATTTTTTATTCCACCTTTTCTTTTTTTATTTTTCTTATTTCTTTTTCTATTTTTGGTAAATATCAAATAATAATTAATATTAAAATTGGTATTATTTTAATTATTAAATTTAATATAAATTTAATTCTTGGTGGTGCTTTATTTGGTAAATGATGTAATCCAAATCCACCAATACTAGGTATAATTGTTAATCAAATAGCATTACCTCAATTATGTTTTCAATCTACATGTTCCATACCTAATTTAGTAAATGATAATCAATTAGGTAATATTATTGTTTGTGGTAATGTACTTCATAATGTAATAATTAAAGATATTAATATAAATGATAATAAATTAATTGAATCTAACTGTTTTTTTCTTAATTTTTGAATATCATTTAATAAACTAAAATCATATATTTTTCTATCTTTAATATAATCTCTTCTACCGCGAGTAAAAGGAATTAAATAACTAGTTTTTCACTCTGGTTTTTGAATTTCCATTTAACCACCTACTTTCATGTTTTATAAAAATTAGAATTTTGTTTAATTTTTATATATTTTCTTGTATGTAAAGAATTTTTTAATAATTGTTTTCTTTCATATCTTCATTGATTACTTCCTATTTCATTTTTTGATAAACTTTTATATTCTTTTAATTTAAAAAAACCTTTTTCTAATCTATTAATAAAATGCATAGTTTTTTGAACATTAATATTATTAGGATAAATTACACTAGTATCTTGAGAACCATAATATTTACCTTTTTTTGCTAATTCACTTTTAACATATTTTCTTAATTGACTTGGTAATCATTTTCTATTTCAAAATTTTCAAAATATTGTTCCAGCACCAGAACCATTTTTACCTTTTGCTTGTGTCATTAATATTCATATTTCTTGTGGAAATGCTGGATAAGTATAAGGACCATATCATAATTGTCTTTTATCATTATCACTTTGAAATAATGTTGTTAAAGTCCCAATTTTTAAATTTTTATTATCAACAATAAATCTTCCTTTTTTAAATCATGAACTTGATAATACTTCTCATGCATTATCTGGGATTTCTTCTTCATTTTCTTTAAATAAATTATCAAATTTATTTACATAATTTTTAACTGTTCTAATTTCTGTTGGCATAATAGAATTTTTAAAACTATTTATTGGATTTTTAAATTTATTAATTTCATTTTGTAATATAGATAATTCACTTGGTTTTAATATACTTGTTAATTTTTTAAGTATATTTGGATTAAAAACACTATATGGTTGATGTATTTCTTTTTCACTAATATTTTCACTATCAAATACTGCTTTTAATGATTGATTTTTATAATAAGTTTTTAAAGCATTTATTAATGCTAATTTAATATCATTACTTACTAAAGCATAATATATTCATTCAATAATTAAAGGTAACATTATAAACTCAAATGATTATAATCTCAATTTAATGAAGCATTATCGTGATTTAATGGTACTTCACTCATATTATCACTACCATATTGACTAGTTGTTTCACTATTAATGGAAAATCTATTATCATTATTAATTAAATGTGCTATTTCATTTGTAAAACTAGTTTCTTGCATTTCTACATCAAATTTTCTTTCCATAGGTAATAAATTATGAATAATTTCACTTGCACCAGCAATTATGGTAGGTACTGCATAAGCATTATTAAAATCATTATTTATACCCATTGCTACACCACTTGAAATTAAACATCCACCAGTAGCCATATTACAAATCTTTCTTATTGCTTCAAATTTATTAGGTATTAATTCTAGAATTCCATTAATAAGATTTGAAATACCATAAGCATTTAATGAAATATAAGTATCTCAATCCATTAAATGATTATTAGTAGTATTAGTAGTACTTAATAATAAATCTGGTGGAAATGGGTCAACAGTTGTTGTAGTTATTGGACTTTCTGTTGGATTAGGATTAATGGAAGAGTTAGTAAACTTACTATAATTTGCTAAACCAATTGTTCCTAAACCTAGTAATATTTTTTTACTACTATTAATTAATTTAGTTTTATTACTTGGTCTTTGATTTAAATTTCAAATATCTAAACCTAATTTTTTACCAAATAATAAACTATTAATTGAACCTAATACTGGATTTG
This genomic window contains:
- a CDS encoding IS256 family transposase — encoded protein: MAKKQNINNNDPISKAVDLLLENTEDLTTVFKEGGLYKELTKRLVEKMLNSEMQNYLGYEKNQHSNTENARNGTSSKKLITQQGKIEIDVPRDRNSDFTPVIVAKRQRRFDGFDQQVLSLYAKGMTLSDIRMQLQELYHGADISESVISQITDDVIDDVKTWQNRPLESVYPIVYFDCIVVKVRQDKRIINKSVYIALGVDLEGKKDVLGLWISENEGAKFWLANFTEMKNRGLNDILIACSDNLTGMSEAIQAVYPKTEHQLCIVHQIRNSLKYVSYKHRKTLVTDLKPIYSACSEEQAMQALESFESKWNKQYPQIAKSWYKNWENLMIFISYPAEIKRVIYTTNAIESVNSQLRKVIRNKKAFPNDMSVFKIFYLAIENITKKWTLPIQNWNTAIAHFMIKFEDRINLN